A genomic window from Periophthalmus magnuspinnatus isolate fPerMag1 chromosome 16, fPerMag1.2.pri, whole genome shotgun sequence includes:
- the hace1 gene encoding E3 ubiquitin-protein ligase HACE1 → MMERAMEQLNVQLNRLTRSLRRARTVELPEDNETAVYTLMPMVMADQHRSVSELLVNSKFDVNYAFGRVKRSLLHIAANCGSVECLVLLLKRGANPNYQDISGCTPLHLAARNGQKKCMGKLLEYSADVNICNNEGLTAIHWLAVNGRTELLHDLVQHVSNVDVEDAMGQTALHVACQNGHKTTVLCLLDSGADINRPNVSGATPLYFACSHGQRDTAQILLSRGAKYLADKNGVTPLDLCVQGGYGETCEILIQHHSRLFLTLVQMTQNDDIKENMLRQVLEHLSQQSDSHYQRILISLAEVATTNGHKLLSLSSSYEAQMKSLLRIVRIFCHVFRLGPSSPNNGNDMGYNGNKTPRSQVFKMRAKALEREESVSTGSAALDPLELLWHSLDEWLVLISTELDRTRSDPPGSSPSSEIASLLLKQRDASLDQSAAPAASCDSAPSSTDTAPKLPPALDPQLVVMEAEACVDGEDVISMTANRLSAVIQAFYMCCSCQMPQGMTSPRFIEFVCKHDEVLKCFVTRNPKIIFNHFHFLLECPELMSRFMHIIKGQPFKDRCEWFYEHLLAGQPDSDMVHRPVNENDILLIHRDSIFRSSCEMVSKSTNEKLKQGIAVRFHGEEGMGQGVVREWFDILSSEIVNPDYALFTQSADGTTFQPNSNSSVNPDHLNYFRFAGQVLGLALYHRQLVNIYFTRSFYKHILGIPVNYQDVSSIDPEYAKNLQWILDNDISDLGLELSFSVETDVFGAMEEVPLKPGGTAILVTQDNKAEYVQLVTELRMTRAIQPQINAFLQGFHTFIPPSLIQLFDEYELELLLSGMPEIDVQDWYKNTEYTSGYDQHEPVIQMDGVVNGWWTATLTTIENFWLILKPKIYEGERQFTSKQQLWEVILTSSKETQAETLHKLTS, encoded by the exons ATGATGGAGCGGGCCATGGAGCAGCTCAACGTACAGCTGAATCGCCTGACACGCTCCCTGCGCCGGGCGAGGACCGTGGAGCTCCCGGAGG ACAATGAGACGGCCGTGTACACTCTTATGCCGATGGTTATGGCTGACCAGCACCG GTCAGTGTCGGAGCTGTTGGTCAACTCCAAGTTTGATGTGAACTATGCTTTCGGACGCGTCAAAAGAAGTCTGCTGCACATCGCTGCCAA CTGTGGGTCGGTGGAGTGCCTCGTCCTCCTGTTGAAAAGAGGAGCAAACCCAAACTACCAGGACATCTCTGGCTGCACCCCTCTGCACCTTGCGGCCAGGAATGG GCAGAAGAAGTGCATGGGCAAACTGCTGGAATACAGCGCAGACGTGAACATCTGCAACAACGAGGGGCTCACTGCT ATTCACTGGTTGGCGGTGAACGGGCGCACGGAGCTCCTCCATGACCTCGTGCAGCATGTTTCTAATGTGGACGTGGAGGATGCCATGGGGCAGACGGCTCTGCACGTGGCCTGCCAGAATGGCCACAAAACG acgGTGCTGTGTCTTCTGGACAGTGGAGCAGACATCAATCGCCCAAATGTCTCTGGAGCCACACCCCTTTACTTCGCCTGCAG TCATGGCCAAAGGGACACAGCTCAGATTCTTCTCTCTCGCGGTGCTAAATATCTCGCTGATAAGAACGGAGTCACGCCCCTGGATCTCTGTGTTCAG ggtGGATACGGCGAGACGTGTGAGATCCTGATCCAGCATCACAGCCGCTTGTTCCTGACGCTCGTTCAGATGACACAAAATGACGATATCAAAGAAAACATG CTACGGCAGGTCCTGGAGCACCTGTCCCAGCAGAGCGACTCTCACTATCAGAGGATCCTCATCAGTTTAGCTGAAGTGGCCACCACCAACGGACACAAACTGCTCAG TTTGTCCAGCAGCTACGAGGCTCAGATGAAGAGTTTGCTCAGAATTGTTCGTATTTTCTGTCATGTATTTCGCCTCGGACCCTCATCTCCGAACAACGGCAATGACATGGGCTACAACGGCAACAAGACGCCGAGGAGTCAGGTCTTTAAG ATGCGAGCAAAAGccctggagagagaggagagtgtgtCCACAGGCTCTGCAGCTTTAGAT CCTCTCGAGCTGCTGTGGCACTCTCTGGACGAGTGGTTGGTTctaatctccactgaactagaCCGAACCAGGTCCGACCCGCCCGGCTCCTCCCCCAGCAGCGAGATCGCCTCCCTGCTACTCAAACAGAGAGACGCCTCCCTCGACCAATCAGCCGCACCCGCCGCCTCCTgtgactccgccccctcctccacaGACACCGCCCCCAAACTGCCTCCCGCCCTGGACCCGCAGCTGGTGGTCATGGAAGCGGAGGCGTGTGTGGACGGCGAAGACGTGATTTCGATGACGGCGAACAGGCTCAGCGCGGTCATACAGGCCTTTTACATGTGCTGCTCCTGCCAGATGCCACAGGG AATGACGTCTCCTCGCTTCATAGAGTTTGTGTGTAAACATGACGAGGTTCTGAAGTGCTTCGTGACCAG GAATCCAAAGATTATTTTTAACCATTTCCACTTCCTGCTGGAGTGTCCTGAGCTCATGTCCCGCTTCATGCACATCATTAAAGGACAG CCTTTCAAAGATCGCTGTGAGTGGTTTTATGAGCATCTTTTGGCCGGACAGCCCGACTCAGACATGGTTCACCGCCCGGTCAACGAGAACGACATCCTGCTCATACACAGAG ACTCCATCTTCAGGAGCAGTTGTGAGATGGTTTCCAAATCGACCAATGAGAAGCTGAAGCAGGGCATCGCGGTGCGTTTCCATGGCGAGGAGGGCATG GGTCAGGGCGTGGTGAGGGAGTGGTTCGACATTTTGTCCAGTGAAATCGTCAACCCCGACTATGCTCTGTTCACTCAGTCTGCAGATG GCACCACGTTTCAGCCGAACAGTAACTCCTCGGTGAACCCGGATCATCTGAACTATTTCCGATTCGCGGGTCAGGTCCTGGGTCTGGCTCTGTACCATCGGCAGCTCGTCAACATCTACTTCACCCGCTCCTTCTACAAACACATACTCG GGATCCCCGTGAACTACCAGGACGTGTCCTCCATCGACCCCGAGTATGCCAAGAACCTGCAGTGGATCCTGGACAATGACATCAGCGACCTGGGCCTGGAGCTCAGCTTCTCTGTAGAGACAGACGTGTTCGGAGCCATGGAGGAAGTGCCTCTCAAACCCGGGGGCACCGCCATCTTGGTCACACAGGACAACAAG GCGGAGTACGTGCAGTTGGTGACGGAGCTGAGGATGACCAGAGCCATTCAGCCCCAGATCAACGCTTTCCTTCAGGGCTTCCACACCTTCATCCCCCCATCCCTCATCCAGCTCTTCGACGAGTACGAACTG GAGTTGCTGTTGTCGGGGATGCCAGAGATCGATGTGCAGGACTGGTACAAGAACACAGAGTACACCAGTGGGTACGACCAGCACGAGCCTGTCATCCAG ATGGATGGAGTGGTGAATGGTTGGTGGACGGCCACCCTGACCACTATAGAGAACTTTTGGCTCATCCTCAAGCCAAAGATCTATGAGGGCGAGAGGCagttcacatccaaacagcagctctgggagGTTATTCTGACATCCAGCAAAGAAACTCAAGcagaaactctccacaaactcacaa GCTAA